In the Arachis ipaensis cultivar K30076 chromosome B04, Araip1.1, whole genome shotgun sequence genome, gatgggttagagtgggtaTGGAACTTCCAGTGGAGGAGAGAActattccaatgggagttagAGTTGCTCAATCAACTTCACGACCGGTTACGGGTTGTAAGATTATCGATTGATAGAGAGGATTCGGTTGTATGGAAATTTgacaaaaaaaagtattttttctactaattcttttgtgcaggtgttgcagaAAGAGACTCTTTCAGAGGACATCACGAGTTACAGCTTCACTAGTTTCACTTGGAGATGCTTGGTTCCTCCAAGAGTtgaactatttgcatggtttgttTTAGTAGGCAGGGTCAACACGAAGGAGAGGCTGAGTAGGCTCGGAATTATTCATCATAATGACAATATATGTGTTTTGTGTAAAAAGGATATAGAATCTGTACATCATTTATTTTTTGCCTATGAGTTTacgtggcaggtgtggtgtgcttggttgaCGTGTGCTAATAGAGCATGGGCCATTTCGGGGACCGTTAAGGAGTTCTTTGAGAGAGTTGGACTGGAGTACCAGGTTGTAAGTCTGAACAAAAAAAATGGCTGATAGGCTTCTTTGCGGTTATTTAGAACATTTGGTTGGAGCGGAATAGCATAGTATTCCAGAGCTCAAAGACAGGTGTTGAACGAGTTAAGATTATGTCTTTTTTGAGTTACAGGAAATAGTGTAGAGTTTATCCGTTTGGTTgctgatggcaatgccggagatgacaatgGATTatacctttttatttttatttgtgtttaTGTCTTGTATTTTGTTGTGCTTTATTCCTTTTTGTTCCACTATATTGTGTTGTGTTGAGCTccctttattaaaaaaaaattcaccaaTTCAAATTAGTTATATTTGCTCATTTTTGCTTGCTATAAAATTCCTAACTTTTGAtttgatagaaaaataaaaactaaaaatttactagtttcttgctattttttaataaaaatgttattttacATTTTTCGTAATAGAATTTTTGTTAAATATTTTTCTATTAGATTTAGAATCTCAAAAGTTGGTTGTAGttaaattttgatgaaaaatCTCATTGTTGCTATTATTATTGGCTTAAATGGTCCTtactttttttattgaaaaaaaaatgactCAAACTCACGATTTTTTAGatgaatacaaaaaaataatgtCATTTAAACTAGAATTCATTAACAAATAGTCCTTACTTAAACTCTTATTAATATAATCATATGCTTAATTAGTAGAACTTTCCTTTTGAGATACATGGAGGAAGAATCCATATATATAGCTGATGAATGTAGGTTACTGCAATAGCCATTTGTATTTCGAACTCTTTGTATGTGATATATTTTGTGTTGAATGAAAGATGGCTGGATTTCGAACTCTTTGTGTGTGATATTTTTATGATGACATCTTCACATAAAGATAATATTGTGAACTTTTAGATAAATAGCATTATGGACCATTAGATGAGTTGATATATTTGAGTATTTAACTAAATATATTTGATTAACCAAGGTTCACAATGTTATCTTCGTATAAAGATATCATCATGTGAGTATTTTTTATTTGGTGAATGCTACCTTActccctctaaaataacatgtaaattACTTTTCATTATGTGTCATATTGTAATTGGTTcttatcttaaccatagttgggttattttataatttattattcttaaaatatcaAAGCTCCACTCCCGTTAATTGAAGCACATTCCACTCCTCCATTTTTTGTTCATCACTTCATCACCTAGATTCTGTCCTTCCAAGCACCGTTGCGTTCGTGACAAGAAGCGCCAACGTCATCGCCATCTACTACCCTCCCACACAACCTCTCTTTCTTTAGTGCATAATCCCTTAATCATGTCGTTGAATTCCGTCGCCCATAACTTGTCCTTCCCAGTATAGCCAGCGCCTCTTTTTGCCATGGATCACTGCTTATCCACATAATTAATGACGTGATGACGTTGGCTATATTGGGAAGAGAGGTTGTGTGGGAGGGCATGGCAATGACGTTGGCGCGACGGTGCTTGGAAGGACCAAATCTAAGTGATGAAGTGATAAACAAAGAATGGAGGAGTGGAATGTGCTTCAATTAAGGGGAGTAGAGCTTtgatattttaagaataataaattataaaataacccaactatggttaagataaggaccaattacaatgtgacacataatgaaaggtaacttacatgttattttagaggggaTCCGATAGCATTcaccattttatttatttttttttgtgacttaaaagaaaataaacaaaaactaagaaagaaaaaaaacaagaaactgcttaagaaaggcagtcccgctgaatactactttcaaactccttccaaggcaatggaagctccacttggggagaaatagtcctcattgcagtctttgccatgatgtctgctactgtatttgcatctctcaagatcaatcGAAGATCAGCATgccatttccaagacatgatatctcggatttttaacaccaaaggatcaataaacccatagcaatcttgtaaattattgacaatagttaaagcctccacacagtctgtctcacatataatgtctctttgtcccgagtcccatgccaaaagaaagcctctccaaatagcaaacaactctccttgcaaaatgctacgactctcaattgttcccagacagcctcgttgccaccttcccttacaatctctgctaacacaagcaaaaccaactcgagcaccactgccaggatagctaacatcacaattaatcttaaaggtacccactgAAGGGGAaatccaagagccactaatggttgaggggatagatagtcgttgcaactcaaaaatatttcggAGCTCCTTTTCTAAGGACAAAGCCATACCAATCACTTTGTCTATGGTCCAATGCTCGTGAGGATGAAAGATCTCGTTATTTCTCGAacaccaaatccaccagagaccagaaaagaatctaaaggggcgttgtttgctattatgtaagaaccaactcatcaaatccactggttgatcggagatccctaaagcttgccaaacaagttgggcttttggacaatcccgaatacaatgtaaaatcgATTCCTGACCTGAGAAACATCGTGGACAGCTATCCATGTACGAAATGCCCCTCCTAAAACGAAATgcagcagtaggaagagcctcccgaagacatagccaggccaaaaatttgtgcttttctggaacatgttgacgccaaagccaaagccaattacccatatcctcccaactaaacatcttcttACTGAGCCACAAATAACCACTATGAGCATCATAAACCTTTGAGGCCGCACCAGTTCAACACCAACCGACCTCTGAACCAGCTTGAACATCTGGGTTGTAAGAGTTAATGTTGCTCTGCAAAGACTGATTCAGAGGGGAATAGATATTCTCAAGGTTCCACTGTCCAGATGACCAAAGGTCCAAGATCCTGAGatccgaatcagaaatgtgaacataatccatctcctgacacagtcgcccctctcttctccatttagaaaaccaaaagttctGTTCCAAATCCCCAATGCACCAACTAAAACCTTCCTTCAGGATATCCCAAACTCGacatatactcttccaaacataagaTCCCCTTCCTCGAGACCGACTAAAACAATCATCCTTAGAAGAATGGTATTTCTCCGTCAATAGTTGAACCCATAGCTTGTCGAGATGGTGAAAAAGTTGCCAAACTAGTtttccaagaagagcaatattggcACAAAAAGGATCTCTAATTCCCAGACCTCCAAACTTCTTAGGAGTGACCAACACTTTCCAGTTAACTAGATTCAGGCCTCTACCATCAGCTTGACCCTTCCATAGAAAGTTTCGCATCATGGATTCTATCTTATTAGTTACCCCTTTAGGGAAGAGAGATACTTGCATGCGATAAGTAGGAATCGCAGTCACTACCGAGTTGAGCAAACAGAGTCTGCATGCCTTATTAAGCAATCTTCCTTTCCAACTGGCTAGCCTTCCCCGAATCTTGTCCAAAACATCGTTGAAAGTTGCGCGTGTCACCCGAGAGTGATTAAGGTTCACCCCTAAATACTTGCCCACGTTCTGGACGAATCTGATGGAGGAGACTCCAGTAAAAATCTCTTTTCTTGTCGCTGAAACATTCCTGGAGCATAGCGCTTTAGATTTTTCCACATTAACCTTCATCCTAGAGGCTCTGCAGAAATTTTCCAAAGCTACCATTACAGTTTGAACTTGCTGTTTTTCAACTTTACAGAAAAGAAGCAAATCATCGacaaacatcaaatgagaaattCTTGGACCCCCTATAGAAACCGCAACCGGCTTCCACAAGTCCTTATCAACTTGCTGATTAATAGAACAGGACAATctctccatacacaacacaaacagATACGGTGATATAGGATCTCCTTGCCTAAGACCCCTGCTCGGAGTAAAGCTATTTAATCTATCCCCATTCCAGAGGATAGACAGTGAGGAAGCAGTGACACAACGCATAATCAAATTGACTGTCGGAGGAAGAAAGCCAAAACTCACCAGGGTTTGTTTCAGAAATCCCCAATACACTCTATCGTACGCTTTCTCcaaatcaatcttaaaggccaggGTGCCTTTCTTTGACTTTGTCTTCTTCATGAAATGGAGAATCTCTTGTGCTACAATGATGTTGTCTGGGGTTCCTCTCCCCGGGATAAACCCTCTTTGAAGGGGCCCAATAATCTCTTTGAGATGGGGACGAAGTCTATTGACCAGGACCTTCGTTATAACTTTGTAAACCACATTACAGAGACTAATTGGTCGGAAATCCTTCATGGAAACCGGGTTTTCTACCTTTGGAATAAGAACCACAAGagtttccatcatccttggatCCATATCCAAACCAGAGAACGCATGACGAACCATAGTCAAAACATCAAAACCAACAATCTTCCAGTATTCTTTAAAGAAGAAAGCCTGAAACCCATCAGGGCCCGGCGCCTTAAAAGAATGCATACTGAAAACAACCGACTTAACTTCTTCCAGAATAACTGGCGCTGTGAGGCTACAACAGGCTTCATCATTCAAGGAAGGCAGCGGCACATCACCAAGACAACCTAAGTCTACATCCTCCGACTGGCAGAATAGGCGTTTATAGAAGGATTCAGCTTCCCTTCTAAGGACATCCGGGTCCGTTTCCCACACCCCATCTTGAAGAAAGAgaccatgaatcttattatgctttcTCCGCACAAGAGTCTGGACATGAAAGAACTTGGTATTTTTATCCCCAAATTttacccactgctctctggaTTTTTGAAACCATAGAAGTTCCTCCTGCACAAGCGTGTTATTAAATTCCTCAATCAGCTGTTTTTCTTTTTGCCGCATAGACAAATCTTCCATTACTTCAACTCGCTTCTGAAGGAAATTAATCTGTCTCTCCAATTTGCATTTCTTAACGAAAATGTTGCCGAATACTTTAGAATTAAACTCCAAAGAGTTCTTCTGCATTTCTGAAAGCTTGCCATGNNNNNNNNNNNNNNNNNNNNNNNNACTCAAatgatataattttattttttcaactaaaaatttcgaattctaatttCACTCTTGACTTTATCTTTAgggaaaaaaaaaatagcgaattGGTTCCGATCGGGTCGGGTTGTTGAAGTGAGAGACAGAGCTGAGCTGATCAGCTGACATAGCTTGCAACTTGCATGTTGAAGTTTTGCCGTTAATGGCTTCCTGCACTTTCGTGGTACACTctactctctctcctctcttcatTTGATTCAACACAATTCTACACATTATTGTTATGCAATATATCCTCAACCAATCTTCTTCTACAACACACCACATCTTCACGGATTATCCACCTACTAATTTCACTCACATACTACTCAAAGTATCAATAAAATATCTGTGAACTTTGACTGACTTTATTTCCTTCGACTAATTTATTAATGCATTCAGCCATTCAcgctattcttcttttttttgctgcttttttttttttttgaaatgttttATACTTTGTTGTGTGTAGAACTCTTGGCATTCACCACAGGTTGCTCCAATTTTAGGTTTCAAACAAGTTAGGATTTTGACTCCTCTGTTTTCGGATTTGGATAGAAAGAATCAAAGGCACGTTTTTTTGAACATGCAGCACTCCCAGTGTGTTTCTGGAATCGGGAGTGGAACCACGCACATTTCTGACGCCAAAATTCCGCATGTGCTCACTGTCGCTGGCTCTGATTCAGGGGCCGGTGCCGGAATCCAAGCGGACCTTAAAGCTTGCGCCTCCCGCCATGTCTTCTGTTCAACTGTCATAACGGCTGTTACTGCACAAAACACTGTTGGAGTCCAGGTTCATTTTCATATAACAGTCTTGAATGAATTTAATAGAGATAGAGTCCAATTAAGTTTATGTATTATGTTATACTAAGTCACTATCATATATGATCTCAACAACCTGATAACTGATTCTGTTATGGAGTTGATTGTCAAGTCACTGCACTAACTAATCTTAATTAGACTCTATCTCTATTAGGGTGTtgactttaatttttttattttggtcaaAACAAAGCATTAAGTTCTCTAGGTTGAAAATGAACTTTTACCTACTTTTATTTTCATGGATAGTCAATTATAATTCTGATTTTAACAGTAATGCTAATGATTACTTGAGCTTTGCATTCCTTTTGGTGATTGTCTTCTCATTTCTCATATATGTGACGATTGCCAGGGAGTGGAGATATTGCCTGATGATGTTGTGGCTGAGCAATTGAAGTCTGTGCTCTCTGATATGCATGTTGACGTGGTAAGTTGAAATAGGAATCCGCATCTCATGAAATAATATCTGAATACAAGTGCTAGTTATTAATGTGAGGAACTGAAACGTGCTCAATTTTTAGGGAGAGATGATGGCCCTGCATTGTGGTATTGTGAAAATTTTATATATGTATTACTATAAAGTGGAGAAATAGGCAAATATCACTCATTATCATTCCTCCTTACATGTTGTTCTCTTGGATATACCCTGAGGTTTTGCTTCACAATAGTTGCTAACATATTTTTTTGCTCCTGAGCTAATTATCATTGTCATGTCCCTAGGTCAAAACTGGAATGTTGCCTTCCCTTAGGGTAGTGAAGGTCCTATGTCAGAGCCTTAGGAAATTTCCAGTGAAAGGTATGCACCTGGAGCAAAAATCTAATGTGTGTTCAATTGCAAATGGGAATAACTGCCATTCTAACTATTTTTTTGCTGAAGGCAGCTATTGTGGTTGATCCTGTCATGGTATCTACCAGTGCAGATGTACTTGTCGGTCCTTCTGTTCTTGCTGGATTTCGGTATGTGTTTTAGAAACTGAAGTATGAAACATTTCATTTGTATTCAAAACAAGATTTCAAATGAATATCGCTATTTGATNNNNNNNNNNNNNNNNNNNNNNNNNNNNNNNNNNNNNNNNNNNNNNNNNNNNNNNNNNNNNNNNNNNNNNNNNNNNNNNNNNNNNNNNNNNNNNNNNNNNNNNNNNNNNNNNNNNNNNNNNNNNNNNNNNNNNNNNNNNNNNNNNNNNNNNNNNNNNNNNNNNNNNNNNNNCAAATATAAAGGAGGCATCAGTCTTACTTGGTGATGTGCCATTGAAATCAGTTTCTGATATGCGTAGAGCTGCAAAACTGATACATGATATGGGTCCGAGGTTTGTATTGTTTGAACTTCCAAACAAAGTAAAATCATATTTTACTTGCATTATGGTGGTTTGTCTCCCACACTGATTACCATTCATTTGCCTATGCTTTAAGTAACTTAAGGAAGCCTATATTTCATTTATAGTGAGATAAACATCCAGAAATTGTATGGCTATGAATTTTGGGCTGAAGGTGAACCTTCATAGTCAAAACATCTTACACCAGACATAATTGTAACAACATCTGACTGTATTATAGTAGCATTACATTGATTTCATTTCGTTGGAGGGAAACATACACTTGGTAATATTTTTATCTAAATGACTCATACTGTATCAGGAATATGGACTTAGAGAGTTAGAGTTCTTTTTTTGCAAACTCTTCTGAAAAATTGCATTGCATGTgggaaataaagtgatttttaattgaatatcTGGTTGGCCCTGAAAGCCTGAGCGGTATATCTGAGCTGAGAATTTAGGTTATTGAAGTGTTTACCTTAAGTGAACTTCTGATAATTAATTTTCATTGCAGGAATGTACTCATCAAAGGTGGTGATCTTCATGCATCATTAGATGCTATTGATGTTTTCTTTGATGGTAATATTAAGTCTTTGATTCTATTTACATAACAGccaaataaaaactaaactataCAAGACTCAACAACTTGTTTCCTTTACATCTTCCTAATGTATGTTCCATCCACTTTAAAAATGAGCTCCATCTAGGTTTTGAGTTTTGCAGGTGAGGAATTTTATGAGCTGTGTTCATCGCGTGTAAAAACCTGCAATACACACGGTACTGGTTGTACTTTGGCGTCATGCATAGCAGCAGAGCTGGCTAAAGGATCGTCAATGTTGTCAGCAGTTAAGGTTTGTCCAGCTGTCTGAGTTCACATTAATAGTACCTCATTTGACAATATCCATCTATCCCTTTCTCCATTTTAGTTTCCTTTGTAGATAAAATTAAGAAGCAGAAActgaaaatatataaaagaacatatAGATGACATATGCTAATATGATAAGATATCTACATATATGGATGTTGACAGGTAGCTAAACGTTTTGTTGAGACTGCCTTGGATTACAGCAAAGACTTGGTCATTGGAAATGGACCCCAAGGACCTTTTGACCCTCTTTTGGCACTTAAGAATATCAATCGAAGTTCTTATAGGCAGGAGAGATTGTTTAATCCAAATGACTTGTTAGTATATGCTGTAACGGATTCAAACATGAATAAGAAGTGGGGTCGTTCCATTGCTGAAGCCGTTAAAGCTGCTGTAGAAGGAGGTGCTACCATCATTCAATTAAggtttgttttttcaaaatctccTTTGCTTGCCTTTGTATTATGATGATATGCTAAGCCAACCATACTAAAGAAAtgcaaatataatttttttttttaattatgaaagTTCTTTTTGCAGTATGTTTCttgtaatttttatatatttgttCCTTGTAATTCCTACCCATGTCTCACAATTCAATCAACATGAGGCCATCCTCTAAAGGGGAGCATTAAATATTTGCATAAGGCTATCCTCTGTGTTATTATTTATTTCCCAGTCTCCATAGTAATTCTGTCGTGGCTTCATTATATATGTGTGTAAGGTGAAATTCCAGGTCAACGATTGCTTgccccaatttttttttttggtggtcGCTCGTGCTTGTAAATTTAGACATTTTTGTTGTGGCCTCTTCCTCTCTTTAATTAAGTGTCTTTTGATGCATAGTTGTTAGGACTTGATCATGGCCACTAATCACCTAAACCTGCCTTTACGTTTGTAATTCAGGGAAAAGGATGCTGAGACAAGGGAGTTTATTGAGTCAGCCAAAGCATGTCTTAAAATATGTCATTCCTATGGAGTACCTCTACTTATAAATGATCGCGTAGATGTGGCCCTTGCTTGTGATGCTGATGGTGTTCATGTTGGTCAATCTGATATGCCTGCACGTCTTGCTAGAAGGCTCCTAGGCCCTGAAAAGATTATCGGAGTATCATGCAAGACACCGGAGCAGGCCGAACAAGCATGGATCAATGGTGCTGATTACATTGGTTGTGGTGGTGTATATCCCACCAGCACAAAGGCAAACAACCGCACCATAGGCTTGGATGGATTGGGGGAGGTATGTAAGGCCTCTAAACTTCCTGTGGTGGCAATTGGTGGCATTGGTCTTTCAAATGCTCATGATGTCATGGAACTTGGTCTACCAAATCTTAAAGGTGTTGCTGTTGTTTCGGCTTTATTCGATAGAGAATGCATTTTAACCGAGACAAGGAACTTGCACTCAGTGGTAAGTGGGGCAGCATTGTTGGTAAAATGAAGACATACGGCATTCTATATAAAAGGATTGGTTAGAATAGGGCCCAGTTGCTTTTCACCTATAATGGAACTAAATAGCTGCAGAATCTTTATGGCTCAGCCTAAATTTGTAAATGCAGATTTCAAAAGTAATGAAATGCATTATGAAAGCATAGTGGGCCAACACAATATATATATTTGCAGGTACATTAATTGTCCTTGTTACTTGTTAGATGTCCATGCCATTATAGGTTGAATAATATTGCAGTTTTTTTGCATCGGATAATACATTTTGAAGGTATAGGGAGTAAAACAAATTTGTGGCATAAATTGCATTCTTTACTGAAAATAATTAGACAACTACTGAGAAGTAATTAGCTGCCTAACCAAATAGAAAACTATTGTTCTTTCAACAAAATAAAGAGTCATTCCGTTGCTATCTTGTCATTCCCACTTCTCCAAAGGCAGAAAGGTTAGTTGGCTTTTCCATGCTAACATTCTCATTCTATTCTTGTTATCCCCACTCTTGCCATCACTTTCACAACTCACACACACATTTTTAAAGATAAAGTAGATGCAAACACCATTGATTAGATGACTATGGGAAGCAACCTGCATGAATTGATGTGAGGAGAGCATGTTGTGTCTGAGGGGAAAATTAAGTTTAATTTTTTCACAAACCAATCGTACAACTAAAGCAGTATTTTTAAGCTAGGAGACACTTCATAACAAACAAAAAAATCTAAACACAACTTCATAGATATAACACGGTCATAATTAACAACCTTGTACAAATATTAAAAGGGGNNNNNNNNNNNNNNNNNNNNNNNNNNNNNNNNNNNNNNNNNNNNNNNNNNNNNNNNNNNNNNNNNNNNNNNNNNNNNNNNNNNNNNNNNNNNNNNNNNNNNNNNNNNNTTCTACAGCCATTATTCAACTGTGTCCTATGGTGAAAACTGAATTTTATACATATGGGCAAAAACACTTTTGTACTTAGTTGACTTAACCAAGAGCAAAGGGAACCAAGAAACTATTCTACTATCCAAGAATCAAactgtttacttttaactaacaTGAAACTCTCCACTAGCTTGTGCCTCCTTGACCCTTTTTTCATATTCGTCTTCTTCTACCtcggcttcttcttcttcttttgcttcatcttcctcctcttctcccCCCCATCCAAATCCTCCAACTGACCTGGAAGCTGGCGGAGGAGTTTTGGCCTCCTCGACAATTTTCATGATGTCCTCTATACTCTGAAGAGAAAAGGTCGGGTTCTCTTTTCTATAGTAGACAGCTTGAGCCATTTCTGTCAATTCCCTAGGCAAGTTCTTTAAGAACCATGGGTGTGACTTGATCTCCTTAATGGTGATTCTCTGCAGTAAATCACAATAGAATGATAACTCATTTCCCACAATCCACGAATGACGGGAGTTGGCCTAGCAGCCTTACACTCCTCAAATTGGTGCATGACTCTTATTAGTCCATGTTTGAAATTACAACAAAAAATACAACATAAAACTATGATTAAGAATCTTGTGGATTTAACAAGGCATAGCTTTAAATTcgacaaaattaattaaaaacatCTCGGTCAATAGATACATAAAAGAGCAAATTCGGCCTCAGATGATATTTAGCAGCAAAGTATGTACATACCCTAGCTGGATTAGCCACAAAAATGCGAGATAGAAGATGCCTACAGTCTTGAGATACGTGAACATAGTCTGGGATCATATATTGGACAGCCATAATTCGCTGCATAAGATTAAGAATATAATGAGTAAGAAGAGTCAACATTAAATCTATCAACTGGCGCCATTAAAACGAATATTACATTTATGGTTTTCCTGAAATTTTTGGGATCCTCTTGGTCCTCAAATGGGTATGCTCCAACTAGCATTACATAAAGAGTCACTCCACATGACCATACATCTGCCAACTGAACAAACACAAaatagaatagaataataaaaaaatgaacacCATTGGCATATAATGCACATAAAATTCATCAAGCAAGATTTATTCTTTATAGGGTTAAATCCTGGTGAAGTGTGGGTATATAAGGTATAGGACTTTCCAATCACAATAAATAGCTTTTGTGGTGTGACACTCTCGGTCCAATCACAATAAATAGCTTTTGTGGTGTGGCTCTCTCAAAGTTCTTTCAGTGTCGAGTGTTTTTTTCTGACTCTGACATTTGTAAAAGAGGTTACA is a window encoding:
- the LOC107638477 gene encoding LOW QUALITY PROTEIN: thiamine biosynthetic bifunctional enzyme TH1, chloroplastic (The sequence of the model RefSeq protein was modified relative to this genomic sequence to represent the inferred CDS: substituted 1 base at 1 genomic stop codon) gives rise to the protein MQYILNQSSSTTHHIFTDYPPTNFTHILLKNSWHSPQVAPILGFKQVRILTPLFSDLDRKNQRHVFLNMQHSQCVSGIGSGTTHISDAKIPHVLTVAGSDSGAGAGIQADLKACASRHVFCSTVITAVTAQNTVGVQGVEILPDDVVAEQLKSVLSDMHVDVVKTGMLPSLRVVKVLCQSLRKFPVKAIVVDPVMVSTSADVLVGPSVLAGFRYVFXKLKYETFPNIKEASVLLGDVPLKSVSDMRRAAKLIHDMGPRNVLIKGGDLHASLDAIDVFFDGEEFYELCSSRVKTCNTHGTGCTLASCIAAELAKGSSMLSAVKVAKRFVETALDYSKDLVIGNGPQGPFDPLLALKNINRSSYRQERLFNPNDLLVYAVTDSNMNKKWGRSIAEAVKAAVEGGATIIQLREKDAETREFIESAKACLKICHSYGVPLLINDRVDVALACDADGVHVGQSDMPARLARRLLGPEKIIGVSCKTPEQAEQAWINGADYIGCGGVYPTSTKANNRTIGLDGLGEVCKASKLPVVAIGGIGLSNAHDVMELGLPNLKGVAVVSALFDRECILTETRNLHSVVSGAALLVK